From Humibacter ginsenosidimutans, a single genomic window includes:
- a CDS encoding TetR/AcrR family transcriptional regulator: MKLTAKGEATRARILDATAGYLRSETAGAVTLDDVLAASHTSKGQLFHYFPGGKAELLLAVARLEAERVLDDQRPYLDELDSWDSWSNWRTALLARYRAQGAQCPLASLMDQVGSVDGAAEVATALLENWQAHVRRGIRRMQEGGAVSQALDADRTAAAFIAGIQGGVTVLRTTGSTDHLEVMLDFLLAHLRDTSSSRAA; this comes from the coding sequence GTGAAGCTGACGGCCAAGGGCGAGGCGACTCGCGCGCGCATTCTCGATGCGACAGCCGGCTACCTGCGCAGTGAGACCGCCGGTGCTGTCACGCTCGACGACGTGCTCGCCGCCTCGCACACCAGCAAGGGGCAGCTCTTCCACTACTTTCCTGGGGGCAAGGCCGAGCTGCTCCTCGCCGTCGCCCGGCTCGAGGCCGAGCGCGTGCTCGACGATCAGCGCCCCTACCTCGACGAACTCGACTCATGGGACTCATGGTCGAACTGGCGCACGGCGCTCCTCGCGCGCTACCGGGCGCAGGGTGCACAGTGCCCGCTCGCGTCGCTGATGGATCAGGTGGGCAGCGTGGACGGGGCCGCCGAGGTGGCCACGGCGCTGCTCGAGAACTGGCAGGCGCACGTGCGCCGCGGCATCCGGCGCATGCAGGAGGGCGGCGCCGTCTCGCAGGCGCTCGATGCCGATCGCACCGCGGCGGCGTTCATCGCGGGCATTCAGGGCGGGGTCACGGTGTTGCGCACGACCGGCAGCACCGATCATCTCGAGGTGATGCTCGACTTCTTGCTCGCGCACCTGCGTGACACGTCGTCGTCACGTGCGGCTTGA